GTTTTTAAGGCATTCCACACCTTTACAGGCGATTTTTTCACGCGGCCTGTCCCTCTCATATGTATCCCTGATAGCCTTCATCCGCAATCGCGTAAGTATTACCCGCTCTCATTTTTAAATGCGGATGTTTTATTCCGGAATAGTAACCCGGTTAAATGCCGCCGTAACATGCAGGAATATTGCCGGAGAAGAGAGAGACAGGCAGAACGGGATAAAACAACCAGGTCGTCAATTGACGAGCAATAATTCGACAACAGAAAACTATATAAATTATAATGATTAATAATGACAAATATGCCAGAACCGGATACGGGTTCCGGACAGGAGGAAGGGATGTCAAAGACATACCACGCAGATCCCTCCTACCGGACAAATGCACACATGCCGGACTACTACGAGGCACTGTGGCGTTTTAAGGATGATCCGGAGACCTACTGGGCAAAAGTGGCAGGGGAACTCGTCTGGGAGAAGAAATGGGACAGAATCCTCGACTGGAACCCCCCATATGCATCATGGTTTCCGGGCGGAAAACTGAACGTCACGGTGAACTGCCTTGACAGGCATGTAAATGACGGAAAGAGAAATAAGGTTGCCTTAATCTTCAGGGGAGATGACGGCGGCGAGAAGGTACTGACGTACAGGCAGCTGTACAGGGAAGTAAACAGATTTGCAAACGGCCTTAAAAATCTCGGTGTGAAGAAAGGCGACAGAATTGTCTTTTACATGCCGTTTATACCTGAGCACGTGATTGCAATTCTTGCCTGTGCAAGGCTTGGCGCAGTACATTCAATTGTGTATGCAGGATTCGGATCAGAAGCACTGCATGCAAGAATCAGGGACTCAAAGGCCAGATTTGTCATAACAGCGGATGTGAGCATCAGAAGGGGGAGATCAATCAGCCTGAAATCGATCGTGGATGAAGCAATCGTAAATGCATCCACCGTTGAAAAGGTGATAGTACACAGGAGGTCTTACCCTCCGATAGAACTCTACGCTGAGATGGAGATGGACTTCAATGACGTCATGAAAGGTCAGAGCCACTACTGTGAACCTGAGGTGATGGATGCTGACGATCCTTTATTCATATTATACACAAGCGGGACGACCGGAACACCAAAGGGGGTACTGCATACCTGCGGAGGTTATCTCGTCGGAACGTACTACACTACAAAGTATGTATTTGATATGAAGGATAACGACGTTTACTGGTGCACGGCAGATCCGGGATGGATTACAGGGCATTCGTATATAGTCTATGGCCCGCTCTCAAACGGAGCAACGGTCATCATAAGTGAATCAGTGCCTGATTACCCGGACCCCGGAGTATGGTGGGAGATTGTCGAGGAATTCGGCGTTACCATCATGTACACCGCACCAACGGCCATAAGGATGTTTATGAAGCATGGTGAGGAATGGCCGGACAAATATAACTTAGATTCCCTGAGAATACTCGGTTCAGTCGGAGAACCCCTAAACCCGGAGGCTTTTGAATGGTTCTACAGGGTCATCGGAAAGAGCAGGACCCCGATTGTAGATACCTGGTGGCAGACCGAAACCGGTATGCACATGATAACGACCCTCATAGGCGAACCGATGAAGCCCGGATTTGCAGGCAAGCCACTGCCCGGCGTTGAAGCCGATGTCGTGGATAAGCAGGGCAAAAGTCTCCCTCCCGGAAAAACAGGCCTTCTTGTGATAAAAGGTCCGTGGCCGGCAATGATGAAGACCATATGGAACAATGAAGAGAGATATAATCATTACTGGTCTCAGATTGAAGGGTGCTATACTGTCGGCGACCTTGCAGTAAAGGATAAAGACGGCTATATAATGATACTTGGAAGGTCTGACGATATAATCATTGTCGCAGGCCACAACCTGGGAACAGCCGAGGTCGAATCTGCCCTTGTTTCGCATGAAACAGTCGCTGAAGCGGCAGTGATTGGTATTCCCGACCCACTGAAGGGCAATATAATAAAAGCGTCAGTAATTCTCAGAACAGGGTTTAAAGGTTCTGAAACACTGTCCAATGAACTGAAATATCATGTAAGGATGACAATCGGTCCGATAGCAATGCCATCCGAGATAAAATTCGTTGAAAGCCTGCCAAAGACAAGAAGCGGCAAGATTATGAGGAGGGTATTAAAGGCAGAGGCAATGGGGCTTGATCCCGGAGACATCTCCACCCTTGAGGACTGACAGAGGCAAGAGATAAGGGATACCAAAAAAGTGCAGAAAGACTGATAACGGCAATCGTGAGACATCCGGAAGATGAAAA
The sequence above is a segment of the Methanoplanus limicola DSM 2279 genome. Coding sequences within it:
- the acs gene encoding acetate--CoA ligase produces the protein MPEPDTGSGQEEGMSKTYHADPSYRTNAHMPDYYEALWRFKDDPETYWAKVAGELVWEKKWDRILDWNPPYASWFPGGKLNVTVNCLDRHVNDGKRNKVALIFRGDDGGEKVLTYRQLYREVNRFANGLKNLGVKKGDRIVFYMPFIPEHVIAILACARLGAVHSIVYAGFGSEALHARIRDSKARFVITADVSIRRGRSISLKSIVDEAIVNASTVEKVIVHRRSYPPIELYAEMEMDFNDVMKGQSHYCEPEVMDADDPLFILYTSGTTGTPKGVLHTCGGYLVGTYYTTKYVFDMKDNDVYWCTADPGWITGHSYIVYGPLSNGATVIISESVPDYPDPGVWWEIVEEFGVTIMYTAPTAIRMFMKHGEEWPDKYNLDSLRILGSVGEPLNPEAFEWFYRVIGKSRTPIVDTWWQTETGMHMITTLIGEPMKPGFAGKPLPGVEADVVDKQGKSLPPGKTGLLVIKGPWPAMMKTIWNNEERYNHYWSQIEGCYTVGDLAVKDKDGYIMILGRSDDIIIVAGHNLGTAEVESALVSHETVAEAAVIGIPDPLKGNIIKASVILRTGFKGSETLSNELKYHVRMTIGPIAMPSEIKFVESLPKTRSGKIMRRVLKAEAMGLDPGDISTLED